In Spirosoma pollinicola, the genomic window GGTCGCCCAAACTAACGGGCGAACTGTTCTTTTATAAAAAAAATACGTTTATCGTGAAGTGGAACAACCGAAGCTTTGACGCCGATGCCTACGTGACCTTTCAACCCGACGAGAGCATGAAACCCGGGTCTATTACCATGAAACCCATCTCCCCCCTCACAGATTTCAGCTTCGACTTCCAGGATTTGGCGTTAAAGCGAGTGATGGACTAATACGTATAGATCTACCGACAGCGAGCCGCCCGTTCCTGTCTGGCCTGTTCGTCGCCCGCCGATTCACCCCGGCGCCAAGCGTCACAGGCTTCGGTCTTATGCCCAAGGGCGTTTTCGGCGGTGCCGATATAGTAATACAACTGATCGACGGATGCATCTAATTTTTCGGCCTGCCGAAATTCAGACAGGGCGCGGTCAGCCTGTTTCTGATTCAGGTAGTAGAGCCCCAAGGTCTGATGCGCCCAGGCATTCTGATTATCGCGCTGGAGAGATTCCTGTACCAGCGGCAACGCGTCGGCCGGGCGGTTCAGTTTCAAAAGCAAATAGGCTTTGTTATTCAGGTAATACGGCTGGCGGGGTTGCTGGGCCAACGCCTGCTCGACAAACCCAAGAGCCTCGGCATATTTTCCGGCATGAGCCAGGAGTAAACTTTGGTTATTAAGGGCGGCATCCTGCTTTGGGTTCAGTTGCAGGGCGCGCTGGATATCCTGTTTGGCCGGTTCATACGCTTTCTGACTGTAATATAAGGCAGCCCGGTTGGTTAGAGCCTCCACGTTTTTCGGGTCCAGTTGTACCGCCTTATCGTAGGCAATCTGGGCCTGAGTTGGGTTATTGAGCCGGACATAGGCATCGGCCAGGCGAGTCTGGTAAAATGTCGAATCGGTATACTGTTTCTCAATATGCTGTAAATCGGACACACTACCCGCAGCATCACCGGTTTCCAGACGAACTTCGGCCCGGTTGAAATAGGCAGTGCCAAAATCAGGGTCGGTTTCGATAGCACGGGTATAATCGGCGAGAGCACCCTCGCGATCGTCGTTCCTGAATTTAGCTAATCCACGATTATTATAGGCATCGGCAAAGTCGGGCTTTTTGATAATGGCTTCTGAATAATATCGTATGGCCTCTTTGTATTCGCGCTTTTGAAGCTGCACATTCCCTTTCAGGAAAAACTGAGCGGCCTCATCGGTGGTGCTGTTGCCACAGTTTACCAGAAATCCAGATACCAGGACAATTGATGATGAATAGTAAATGATCGATACAACCACAAACGAGTGACGAAGTAAGTTACCTACCTTTACCAACCAGTTGTTGGCTACTGTAAAATCAATCATAATTCAACATTTACACGTAAAACAATCATGCGCTTTGTTCAGGATATTCCGCACGCCCAGTTTCGAATTGGTCTTTATGCCTGGAACGGCAAATATATCGTCAAAATAGAAGCCG contains:
- a CDS encoding tetratricopeptide repeat protein, which translates into the protein MIDFTVANNWLVKVGNLLRHSFVVVSIIYYSSSIVLVSGFLVNCGNSTTDEAAQFFLKGNVQLQKREYKEAIRYYSEAIIKKPDFADAYNNRGLAKFRNDDREGALADYTRAIETDPDFGTAYFNRAEVRLETGDAAGSVSDLQHIEKQYTDSTFYQTRLADAYVRLNNPTQAQIAYDKAVQLDPKNVEALTNRAALYYSQKAYEPAKQDIQRALQLNPKQDAALNNQSLLLAHAGKYAEALGFVEQALAQQPRQPYYLNNKAYLLLKLNRPADALPLVQESLQRDNQNAWAHQTLGLYYLNQKQADRALSEFRQAEKLDASVDQLYYYIGTAENALGHKTEACDAWRRGESAGDEQARQERAARCR